From Coffea arabica cultivar ET-39 chromosome 10e, Coffea Arabica ET-39 HiFi, whole genome shotgun sequence, one genomic window encodes:
- the LOC113711705 gene encoding peroxidase 12-like isoform X1 encodes MSWKITSVSPSSSAIFLALRLLSYSFHVTKAQTYPPLVEGLSWDFYESSCPSLEYAIRNHLRQVFNDSIAVAAGLLRLHFHDCFVQGCDGSVLLEGSTSGPSEQDAPPNLSLQPAAFKTINDLRGIIESQCGRVVSCADITALAARDAVYLSGGPYYDVPLGRRDGLSFATRNQTLANIPSPTLNTSGLLTSFATKNLNAADLVALSGGHTIGIGHCPSFTNRLYPTQDPALDKTFANNLYEICPTSNSTNATMLDIRSPNNFDNKYFVDLLNRQGLFTSDQDLYTDSRTTEIVTSFAVDQNVFFEKFIYAITKMGQLSVLTGTEGEIRANCSVTNSDSLFLPRSVEKEEIGLAKW; translated from the exons ATGAGTTGGAAAAT TACTTCTGTTTCGCCTTCGTCCAGTGCTATTTTCTTGGCTCTGCGCCTTTTAAGTTA CTCTTTTCATGTTACGAAAGCACAAACTTATCCACCCCTAGTGGAAGGACTTTCGTGGGATTTCTATGAATCTAGCTGCCCCAGTCTGGAATATGCCATCAGAAATCACCTCAGGCAAGTCTTCAATGATAGTATTGCCGTAGCTGCTGGCTTGCTTCGCCTTCACTTCCATGATTGTTTCGTTCAG GGTTGTGATGGTTCAGTGCTATTGGAAGGATCAACGAGCGGGCCGAGTGAGCAGGATGCGCCTCCCAATTTGTCATTGCAACCTGCAGCGTTCAAAACCATAAATGACCTTCGTGGAATTATAGAGAGCCAGTGTGGTAGAGTCGTGTCCTGCGCGGATATCACTGCCCTTGCTGCCCGGGATGCCGTTTACCTG TCTGGTGGCCCTTATTATGATGTTCCACTGGGAAGAAGAGATGGACTCAGTTTTGCTACAAGAAATCAAACATTAGCCAATATTCCTTCACCAACACTCAACACAAGTGGCCTCTTGACCTCTTTTGCAACCAAGAATTTGAATGCCGCTGATCTTGTGGCTCTATCAGGTGGTCACACAATTGGGATTGGCCATTGCCCTTCGTTCACTAATAGACTCTATCCAACTCAAGATCCTGCCCTGGACAAAACCTTCGCCAACAACCTTTATGAGATTTGTCCCACATCAAATTCCACGAATGCTACTATGTTGGACATCAGAAGTCCAAATAATTTTGATAACAAATACTTTGTTGATCTCCTGAACCGGCAAGGACTCTTCACATCAGACCAAGACCTGTACACTGATAGCAGAACGACGGAAATCGTTACAAGTTTTGCTGTTGATCAAAACGTGTTTTTTGAGAAGTTTATTTATGCAATCACAAAGATGGGGCAGCTGAGCGTGTTGACTGGTACTGAAGGAGAAATTCGGGCAAATTGCTCGGTTACAAATTCAGATAGTTTGTTCCTTCCCCGGTCGgtggaaaaggaagaaattggcTTGGCCAAGTGGTGA
- the LOC113710908 gene encoding peroxidase 12, producing MALTTTALLCLVFSSYLLHSSIYVTKALSQSYPPLAEGLSWDFYDSSCPKLESTIRRHLRKAFKGDIGLAPALLRIHFHDCFVQGCDASVLLAGSASGPSEQDAPPNLTLRREAIQLIDELRMHVHRKCGTVVSCADITALAARDSVYLSGGPEYAVPLGRRDGQHFATRNETLAFLPPPTGNTTSLIASFGKLNLDTLDLVALSGGHTIGIGHCGSFSNRLYPTRDPVMENSFARKLYRTCPTSDSNNTVVLDLKSPSRFDNKYYVNLMNRQGLFTSDQDLYTDRRTRGIVTSFALDQELFFESFAYSMVKMGQLSVLTGNQGEIRANCSARNLDLSLSSVVEDGGKGLSQF from the exons ATGGCTTTGACAACTACTGCTCTACTTTGTCTGGTCTTTTCTTCATATTTGCTTCATAGCTCTATTTACGTCACTAAGGCTCTAAGTCAAAGTTATCCACCATTAGCAGAAGGACTTTCGTGGGATTTCTACGACAGTAGCTGTCCCAAATTGGAATCTACCATCCGAAGGCACCTTAGGAAGGCGTTTAAAGGCGATATTGGCCTGGCTCCTGCATTGCTTCGAATCCATTTCCATGATTGCTTTGTCCAG GGTTGTGATGCATCAGTACTGCTAGCAGGATCAGCAAGCGGGCCGAGTGAGCAGGACGCGCCGCCTAACTTGACGTTACGGCGAGAAGCAATCCAACTCATCGATGAACTGCGCATGCATGTCCATAGGAAGTGTGGTACAGTTGTCTCCTGTGCTGATATTACTGCCCTGGCTGCCCGGGATTCAGTTTACTTG TCTGGAGGTCCTGAGTATGCAGTTCCATTGGGAAGAAGAGATGGACAACATTTTGCTACAAGAAATGAAACATTAGCTTTTCTTCCACCTCCAACAGGCAACACAACTTCCCTCATAgcttcttttggaaaactaaaTCTCGATACCCTTGATCTAGTGGCTCTCTCAGGTGGTCACACAATTGGGATTGGCCATTGTGGCTCATTTAGCAACAGACTTTATCCAACTCGAGATCCAGTCATGGAGAATTCCTTTGCCAGAAAGCTTTATCGGACTTGTCCCACTTCGGATTCCAATAACACGGTTGTTTTGGACCTTAAAAGTCCATCCAGGTTCGACAATAAGTACTATGTTAATCTCATGAACCGTCAAGGGCTCTTCACGTCGGACCAGGACTTGTACACTGATCGTAGGACGAGGGGCATTGTCACTAGTTTTGCTCTTGATCAAGAATTATTTTTTGAGAGTTTTGCTTATTCGATGGTGAAAATGGGGCAGCTGAGCGTATTGACAGGAAATCAAGGGGAAATTCGTGCAAATTGCTCGGCTAGGAATTTGGACTTATCTCTGTCCTCTGTGGTGGAAGATGGAGGAAAAGGGTTGTCACAGTTCTGA
- the LOC113711869 gene encoding leucine-rich repeat receptor protein kinase EMS1-like, with product MNPTLQAVLAAMATFFAVTVLFGVLMVICRTSSKRQRPNPPRSRVRTLDTRPKAVPTNKPEFSSITIGETTTFDPSLNPVSMAELLQATANFSPELIVGDGSFGLVYKAKLSSGVAVAVKKLDADAFQGFREFQAEMETLGKIHHPNIVKILGYCSTGSERILVYEYIERGSLDQWLYDTSCPSEDTDDVDVEHSVFRLPLSWVTRIKIISGIARGLAYMHNLDTPIIHRDIKASNVLLDANFEAHIADFGLARSIEGSHSHVSTQVAGTMGYMPPEYLSGATTATMMGDVYSFGVLMLEIVTGRRPSLPFPWEDGKEIRLMGWVNTMVAQKRYMEMVDGNILKDELKENEVIEVFRIAKMCATENGKTRPAMKEVAQMLDGVSPQK from the coding sequence ATGAATCCAACCCTCCAAGCTGTATTAGCAGCCATGGCTACCTTCTTCGCAGTAACTGTTCTTTTCGGAGTTCTTATGGTAATCTGCAGAACCAGCTCGAAAAGACAGCGTCCTAATCCACCCCGATCTCGGGTCAGAACACTGGATACCCGGCCCAAGGCAGTGCCCACTAACAAACCGGAGTTTTCTTCTATTACTATAGGAGAAACTACAACCTTTGACCCGAGTTTGAACCCGGTTTCCATGGCGGAGCTCCTTCAAGCTACAGCGAACTTCTCTCCGGAGCTCATAGTCGGAGACGGGAGCTTCGGGTTGGTTTATAAAGCTAAGCTCTCCTCCGGTGTCGCTGTCGCCGTCAAGAAACTCGACGCCGATGCATTCCAGGGCTTCCGGGAGTTTCAGGCTGAAATGGAGACCCTGGGAAAGATCCACCACCCGAATATCGTTAAGATTCTCGGGTATTGCTCCACCGGTTCGGAGCGGATTTTAGTGTACGAGTATATCGAGAGGGGAAGTTTGGACCAATGGCTGTATGACACGTCGTGCCCGTCCGAGGATACCGATGACGTGGACGTGGAGCATTCAGTTTTCAGGTTGCCGTTATCTTGGGTAACGAGGATTAAGATTATCAGCGGAATTGCTAGGGGATTGGCTTATATGCATAATTTGGACACACCAATAATACACAGGGATATTAAGGCCAGTAATGTGCTATTAGACGCGAATTTCGAGGCACACATAGCTGACTTTGGATTGGCTAGAAGCATCGAGGGGTCCCACTCGCACGTATCGACTCAGGTGGCCGGCACGATGGGCTACATGCCGCCGGAATACCTTAGCGGCGCGACGACGGCAACGATGATGGGGGACGTTTATAGCTTTGGGGTACTGATGTTGGAAATTGTCACCGGGAGGCGGCCTAGTTTGCCCTTTCCGTGGGAAGATGGAAAGGAGATTAGGTTGATGGGATGGGTTAATACCATGGTGGCGCAAAAGCGGTACATGGAAATGGTGGATGGTAATATCCTAAAGGATGAGCTCAAGGAAAACGAGGTCATAGAAGTTTTTAGAATTGCTAAAATGTGTGCTACTGAGAATGGTAAAACTAGGCCAGCAATGAAGGAAGTTGCCCAAATGTTGGATGGAGTTTCTCCACAAAAATGA
- the LOC113711595 gene encoding peroxidase 12-like, whose translation MKFLAPCLVALFLTISFISVSSSSSYGISAPITEGLSASFYHSSCPKVTTIIRHHLKKIFEDDIGQAAGLLRLHFHDCFVQGCDASVLLDGSHSGPSEKDAPPNLSLRAEAFKIIDSLREHVHKECGRVVSCADIVALAARDSVFLSGGPDYEIPLGRKDGLNFATRNATLANLPPPTSNASALLTSLATKNFDATDVVALSGGHTIGISHCTSFTPRLYPTQDPTMEETFANDLKQTCPESNSTSTTVLDIRTPNLFDNKYYVNLVNRQGLFTSDQDLYTDSRTSDIVTSFASDEKLFFEKFVLAMQKMGQLSVLTGGQGEIRANCSVRNSDNKSYVSSVVEDDDESKAEL comes from the exons ATGAAGTTTCTTGCTCCTTGTTTAGTAGCTCTATTCTTAACCATCTCCTTCATATCGGtatcttcatcttcatcctaTGGCATATCTGCTCCAATAACTGAAGGACTGTCCGCCTCATTCTACCATTCCAGTTGTCCTAAGGTAACGACCATTATCAGACACCATCTAAAGAAGATCTTCGAGGACGATATTGGTCAGGCTGCCGGATTGCTTCGCCTCCATTTCCATGACTGTTTTGTTCAG GGGTGTGATGCTTCAGTGTTGCTTGATGGATCCCATAGTGGCCCTAGCGAGAAGGACGCACCTCCAAATCTGAGTTTAAGAGCTGAGGCATTCAAGATCATTGATAGCCTTCGGGAGCACGTCCACAAGGAATGTGGAAGGGTGGTCTCATGTGCTGATATTGTGGCACTTGCTGCACGCGACTCTGTTTTCCTG AGTGGAGGTCCGGACTATGAAATACCCTTGGGAAGAAAAGACGGGTTAAACTTTGCCACGAGAAATGCAACATTAGCTAATCTTCCGCCACCTACCAGCAACGCAAGTGCCCTTCTTACCTCTCTTGCAACCAAGAATTTCGACGCAACGGACGTCGTAGCCCTCTCCGGTGGCCACACCATCGGAATCAGCCACTGCACTTCCTTCACCCCTAGGCTGTATCCAACACAAGATCCAACCATGGAGGAGACGTTTGCCAATGACCTTAAACAAACGTGTCCAGAATCTAATTCTACTAGTACTACTGTTTTGGACATTCGAACTCCGAACTTATTCGACAACAAATACTACGTTAATTTGGTGAATCGACAAGGGTTGTTTACATCTGACCAAGATTTATACACGGATAGTAGAACGAGTGACATTGTCACAAGCTTTGCTTCGGATGAGAAATTGTTCTTTGAGAAGTTTGTGCTTGCCATGCAAAAAATGGGGCAGCTCAGTGTTTTGACTGGTGGACAAGGAGAAATTCGTGCAAATTGTTCAGTGAGAAATTCTGATAACAAGTCTTATGTGTCTTCTGTGGTGGAGGATGACGATGAATCCAAGGCTGAATTATAA
- the LOC113711705 gene encoding peroxidase 12-like isoform X2 — protein MASITSSLSSLLFLATSSLLLHSSFHVTKAQTYPPLVEGLSWDFYESSCPSLEYAIRNHLRQVFNDSIAVAAGLLRLHFHDCFVQGCDGSVLLEGSTSGPSEQDAPPNLSLQPAAFKTINDLRGIIESQCGRVVSCADITALAARDAVYLSGGPYYDVPLGRRDGLSFATRNQTLANIPSPTLNTSGLLTSFATKNLNAADLVALSGGHTIGIGHCPSFTNRLYPTQDPALDKTFANNLYEICPTSNSTNATMLDIRSPNNFDNKYFVDLLNRQGLFTSDQDLYTDSRTTEIVTSFAVDQNVFFEKFIYAITKMGQLSVLTGTEGEIRANCSVTNSDSLFLPRSVEKEEIGLAKW, from the exons ATGGCTTCGATTACCAGTTCTTTAAGCTCTCTACTTTTTCTAGCCACTTCTTCACTTTTGCTTCACAGCTCTTTTCATGTTACGAAAGCACAAACTTATCCACCCCTAGTGGAAGGACTTTCGTGGGATTTCTATGAATCTAGCTGCCCCAGTCTGGAATATGCCATCAGAAATCACCTCAGGCAAGTCTTCAATGATAGTATTGCCGTAGCTGCTGGCTTGCTTCGCCTTCACTTCCATGATTGTTTCGTTCAG GGTTGTGATGGTTCAGTGCTATTGGAAGGATCAACGAGCGGGCCGAGTGAGCAGGATGCGCCTCCCAATTTGTCATTGCAACCTGCAGCGTTCAAAACCATAAATGACCTTCGTGGAATTATAGAGAGCCAGTGTGGTAGAGTCGTGTCCTGCGCGGATATCACTGCCCTTGCTGCCCGGGATGCCGTTTACCTG TCTGGTGGCCCTTATTATGATGTTCCACTGGGAAGAAGAGATGGACTCAGTTTTGCTACAAGAAATCAAACATTAGCCAATATTCCTTCACCAACACTCAACACAAGTGGCCTCTTGACCTCTTTTGCAACCAAGAATTTGAATGCCGCTGATCTTGTGGCTCTATCAGGTGGTCACACAATTGGGATTGGCCATTGCCCTTCGTTCACTAATAGACTCTATCCAACTCAAGATCCTGCCCTGGACAAAACCTTCGCCAACAACCTTTATGAGATTTGTCCCACATCAAATTCCACGAATGCTACTATGTTGGACATCAGAAGTCCAAATAATTTTGATAACAAATACTTTGTTGATCTCCTGAACCGGCAAGGACTCTTCACATCAGACCAAGACCTGTACACTGATAGCAGAACGACGGAAATCGTTACAAGTTTTGCTGTTGATCAAAACGTGTTTTTTGAGAAGTTTATTTATGCAATCACAAAGATGGGGCAGCTGAGCGTGTTGACTGGTACTGAAGGAGAAATTCGGGCAAATTGCTCGGTTACAAATTCAGATAGTTTGTTCCTTCCCCGGTCGgtggaaaaggaagaaattggcTTGGCCAAGTGGTGA